The following coding sequences lie in one bacterium genomic window:
- a CDS encoding helix-turn-helix domain-containing protein → MGSDYGKAIRIVRSIKGITQTELCKRVKPREMDSSYLSRLEQDGKMNPSLKTIKKIAEALDIPVNVLHMLASSKRDLKEIGKILIQVSDE, encoded by the coding sequence ATGGGATCTGATTACGGTAAAGCTATACGAATAGTAAGATCAATAAAAGGTATTACTCAGACAGAGTTGTGCAAAAGAGTAAAACCTAGAGAGATGGACAGCAGTTATTTGTCGAGGTTGGAGCAGGATGGTAAAATGAATCCTTCTCTTAAAACAATTAAAAAGATTGCTGAGGCTTTAGATATTCCTGTAAATGTACTTCATATGCTGGCATCCAGTAAAAGGGATCTAAAGGAAATAGGAAAAATACTTATACAAGTCTCAGACGAGTAA
- a CDS encoding reverse transcriptase family protein: MSRRKIESLLGEKIEYLEHVASKVGNYYKPFDIYTPGKKPRHIDNPNSDLKKIQKKIKSRVLETVILPETMMGGIKDKSHKDNALRHIDKKVVITLDLKSYFPKTNNRNIYDVFINVFGCNRETAHLFTKLTSYQRRLPQGAPSSTLLANMCVLPMHNDLQELFNRNDITWTFYIDDIAFSGDNADKVIDEAIKIIQNHGQGVSCKKKKIMYANNRQMVTKLCVNRKVGIKKEKINKIREDIINLSWQPNIDNRKLQAIKGSINYVKSICAVRGQSLDNLYKKMLPAKTGLIGKKPKIKTTSCKCSKKHREYVKGVRNISNKE; encoded by the coding sequence ATGTCAAGAAGAAAAATTGAGTCGTTGTTAGGGGAAAAAATAGAATATTTAGAGCATGTAGCAAGTAAAGTGGGGAATTATTACAAACCATTCGATATATACACACCTGGTAAAAAACCAAGACATATTGACAATCCAAATAGCGATCTAAAAAAGATACAAAAAAAAATTAAAAGCAGGGTGCTTGAGACAGTAATACTACCTGAAACAATGATGGGTGGTATAAAAGATAAATCACATAAAGATAATGCGTTACGGCATATCGATAAAAAGGTCGTAATTACCCTGGATCTGAAATCATATTTTCCTAAAACAAATAACAGAAATATATATGATGTGTTTATAAATGTATTCGGGTGCAACAGAGAAACTGCGCATCTGTTTACTAAGCTTACATCATATCAAAGAAGGTTACCTCAAGGGGCTCCTTCAAGTACGTTACTGGCTAACATGTGTGTGCTGCCAATGCATAATGATTTACAAGAATTGTTTAACAGAAACGATATAACTTGGACATTTTATATTGATGATATAGCGTTTTCCGGTGACAATGCAGATAAGGTTATAGATGAGGCAATAAAAATTATACAAAACCATGGCCAGGGGGTAAGCTGCAAGAAAAAGAAAATAATGTATGCTAATAATCGGCAAATGGTCACTAAGTTGTGTGTAAATAGGAAAGTTGGTATAAAAAAAGAAAAAATAAACAAGATTAGAGAAGATATTATAAACCTGTCATGGCAACCGAATATCGATAACAGGAAGTTACAGGCAATAAAAGGAAGTATTAACTATGTAAAGAGCATATGTGCGGTCAGAGGGCAATCATTAGATAACTTATATAAAAAGATGTTGCCAGCTAAGACAGGTTTAATAGGTAAAAAGCCGAAGATAAAAACAACGTCATGCAAATGTTCAAAAAAACACAGAGAATATGTAAAAGGTGTAAGGAATATCAGTAATAAGGAATAA
- a CDS encoding sigma-70 family RNA polymerase sigma factor has product MKTKSKQELKKSKTKKEKKMQTKKQPSGKGQVEKAVNNNKKGEKMNKTQDKKQLVDLESALKGIAVKLTRDDLLQDELVQEGLIAIWTKQKRDGNYNEAYLRQHAKHRMFNYLKLGSSLDNGFREITQIDLVNANTGETVDLPHPESFMHRIYARDLKSLINKHTSGITNMIFHMFCDGYDENEIAGKLKISQKNVSREREVVQDLVKKLYGRGKVALRKVRDKSNKNQLIFCIT; this is encoded by the coding sequence ATGAAAACAAAGAGCAAACAAGAACTAAAAAAGTCGAAAACAAAAAAGGAGAAGAAGATGCAAACTAAAAAACAGCCCAGTGGAAAAGGGCAGGTCGAAAAAGCAGTCAATAATAACAAGAAAGGGGAAAAGATGAACAAGACACAAGACAAAAAACAGTTGGTTGACCTTGAATCTGCATTGAAAGGAATTGCAGTCAAATTAACAAGAGACGATTTATTACAAGATGAACTTGTACAAGAGGGACTTATTGCCATATGGACTAAGCAAAAGAGAGACGGTAACTATAACGAGGCATATCTCAGACAGCATGCAAAGCATCGTATGTTTAATTATCTAAAATTAGGAAGTAGTTTAGATAATGGATTTCGTGAGATTACACAGATTGACCTTGTAAATGCTAATACAGGCGAAACCGTCGATTTACCACATCCTGAAAGCTTTATGCACAGAATATATGCAAGAGACCTGAAAAGTCTTATAAATAAGCATACATCGGGCATAACAAACATGATTTTTCATATGTTTTGTGATGGATATGATGAAAACGAGATTGCAGGGAAACTTAAAATCTCTCAAAAAAATGTTAGCCGTGAAAGAGAAGTTGTTCAAGACCTTGTGAAAAAACTTTACGGAAGAGGTAAAGTTGCTTTACGTAAAGTCAGAGACAAGAGCAATAAAAATCAGCTCATTTTCTGCATTACATAA
- a CDS encoding DUF2958 domain-containing protein, which produces MKLLTEEIKNKFPEIYANENKKPEDIPVICKFFDPTGSWAWYATEFDGIDTFFGWVHGYFPELGTFSLRELQSVKFSFGLGIERDLHFGKHTLAEVMEKRL; this is translated from the coding sequence ATGAAGTTATTGACTGAGGAAATTAAAAATAAGTTTCCGGAAATATATGCAAATGAGAATAAAAAACCAGAGGATATTCCTGTTATCTGTAAATTTTTTGACCCGACAGGCTCATGGGCTTGGTATGCAACGGAATTTGACGGGATAGATACTTTTTTTGGCTGGGTGCATGGATATTTTCCTGAATTAGGAACTTTCTCATTGAGAGAGTTGCAGAGTGTAAAGTTTTCGTTTGGGTTGGGAATTGAAAGAGACCTGCATTTCGGAAAACATACTCTGGCGGAAGTTATGGAAAAGAGACTATAA
- a CDS encoding JAB domain-containing protein — translation MNIRTPKIKIANPAEIAGILTKVLNAEDENDQKKEHCWVIGLRASKVIEFLELVSLGSLTMGIVHPREVFRLAILKRVDKIILGHNHPSGVLTPSKEDLDVTRELIKAGQILSIELLDHIIISLKGEFHSFLNNNLINKLKEKEL, via the coding sequence ATGAACATTAGAACACCAAAAATTAAGATTGCAAATCCCGCTGAAATAGCTGGGATTCTGACCAAAGTCCTCAATGCCGAAGATGAAAATGACCAGAAAAAAGAGCATTGCTGGGTCATTGGGTTAAGGGCATCAAAAGTAATCGAATTCTTGGAACTGGTCAGTCTTGGGTCGCTAACTATGGGAATTGTGCATCCTAGAGAAGTATTTAGATTAGCAATCCTCAAAAGAGTAGATAAAATTATTCTAGGACATAATCATCCTTCGGGCGTTTTAACTCCTTCTAAAGAAGATTTAGACGTTACGAGAGAGCTGATTAAGGCTGGGCAGATACTTAGCATTGAATTATTGGACCATATAATAATTTCACTAAAGGGAGAATTTCACAGCTTCTTAAATAATAATTTAATCAATAAATTAAAAGAGAAGGAACTATAA
- a CDS encoding SWIM zinc finger domain-containing protein has translation MNWVKKWEVEGSTGNIYTVSIDKNNNYGCSCPVWKFRRQECKHIAQVKLNGGQEIEKQKILFAKVRQVQVKDDAILVPLCPFDDAHFSATIAYDLVKLGVSSQTIKDYNNCVKDNSIKAIKDYIEAHGRRIYDKLSYKPGIATTYKVVPV, from the coding sequence ATGAACTGGGTTAAAAAATGGGAAGTTGAGGGCAGCACAGGAAACATTTACACGGTTTCAATTGACAAGAATAATAACTACGGCTGTAGTTGTCCTGTCTGGAAATTTAGACGGCAGGAGTGTAAGCATATTGCACAGGTGAAACTTAATGGCGGGCAGGAAATTGAGAAACAAAAAATCCTCTTTGCAAAGGTAAGGCAAGTTCAGGTTAAAGATGATGCTATATTGGTCCCTTTGTGTCCTTTTGATGATGCGCATTTTTCTGCGACTATTGCCTATGATTTGGTAAAATTGGGCGTTTCCTCGCAGACGATCAAAGACTATAACAATTGCGTGAAAGACAACTCTATAAAAGCAATTAAGGACTATATTGAGGCTCATGGGCGACGAATTTATGATAAATTAAGTTATAAGCCTGGGATTGCAACTACTTATAAGGTAGTGCCCGTATAA
- a CDS encoding glutaredoxin family protein has protein sequence MKVLLIGKGGCGKCNQAKDMLKKKNIEYKYLDVNTVDGMAELTYYGEDGRVLPVIVVKNKVFRSVIEAIKTIQG, from the coding sequence ATGAAAGTTTTATTGATTGGAAAAGGGGGTTGCGGAAAGTGTAATCAAGCAAAAGACATGCTGAAAAAGAAAAACATTGAATACAAATATCTTGATGTTAATACTGTTGATGGCATGGCAGAACTAACATATTACGGCGAAGATGGAAGGGTTTTACCTGTTATCGTGGTTAAGAATAAGGTTTTTAGAAGCGTAATAGAAGCTATTAAAACTATTCAAGGATAA
- a CDS encoding ImmA/IrrE family metallo-endopeptidase — MAKVNIKEKVSEILKKAGEIDLKEFAKKLANFHNYSLCNCFMIMIQRANASQCAGFHAWKKLGRYIKKGEKGIMILAPREYIPREIKQDDTLTDEQKKEQKRIGFVSAYVFDISQTDGKELPPTTEVEKCEVSYQSLKTKVEKKYPVIEKAMEYLKSGQTNGKEIFLNSIKTEQEKVCVLLHELAHIELEHAGINNQVKNPLTKEQKETEAELLAYITASGMGIEYKAENYLAYYKTKLNWDLLNRLNKGYLRMKKLVAVV; from the coding sequence ATGGCAAAAGTAAATATAAAAGAAAAAGTCAGTGAAATATTAAAAAAGGCAGGGGAGATTGACTTAAAAGAATTCGCAAAAAAATTGGCGAATTTTCATAATTACAGCTTATGTAACTGTTTTATGATAATGATTCAAAGGGCTAATGCTTCGCAGTGTGCGGGATTCCATGCGTGGAAAAAACTGGGCAGGTATATCAAAAAGGGCGAAAAAGGAATTATGATCCTAGCTCCGAGAGAATATATCCCTAGAGAAATCAAGCAGGATGATACTCTTACAGACGAGCAAAAAAAAGAGCAAAAAAGAATTGGTTTTGTGTCTGCTTATGTTTTTGATATATCGCAGACAGACGGAAAGGAACTGCCTCCGACAACAGAAGTTGAAAAATGCGAGGTGTCTTATCAGAGTTTAAAAACAAAAGTAGAAAAGAAATATCCTGTTATTGAAAAAGCTATGGAGTATTTAAAAAGCGGGCAGACAAACGGAAAAGAAATCTTTTTAAATTCTATAAAAACAGAACAAGAAAAAGTGTGTGTATTATTGCATGAACTGGCACATATAGAGCTTGAACATGCAGGAATAAATAATCAGGTTAAAAATCCGTTGACGAAAGAGCAGAAAGAAACAGAGGCGGAATTACTGGCTTATATTACAGCATCTGGCATGGGAATTGAATACAAGGCAGAAAATTATCTTGCTTACTACAAGACAAAATTAAATTGGGATTTATTGAATAGACTGAATAAGGGTTATTTAAGAATGAAAAAGCTGGTAGCTGTTGTCTAA
- a CDS encoding nicotinamide mononucleotide transporter family protein: protein MWIITWSMTLLSIIGVILNIKKKRICFVLWSITNVSWCIYDFTIQAYAQSFLFLVYLGLSIWGIFEWKKERIKQ from the coding sequence ATGTGGATTATAACATGGAGTATGACTTTATTGAGTATTATTGGCGTAATTCTAAACATTAAAAAGAAAAGGATCTGTTTTGTTTTATGGTCAATAACAAATGTAAGCTGGTGCATTTATGACTTTACAATTCAAGCATATGCACAGAGCTTTTTGTTTCTTGTATATCTAGGATTGTCTATATGGGGAATCTTTGAATGGAAAAAGGAAAGAATAAAACAATAG
- the dnaN gene encoding DNA polymerase III subunit beta, with amino-acid sequence MKMTVKKENLIDALAYCSGAAGSKRNTLPVLECVKMSAKEGKLECVTTDLEITLGKSVECEVEKEGTILVLHRDLFGLVKEIDVEMISLEVEKKDTEEEKEKTGVLLLKTDKGKYRLPLAKVQDFPKIEKVEAKTSLEIDIKEVLQKTMFAVSNDEIRYALNGVFFDGENAVATNGIRLSVIPCSLIPCSLSETSCIVPTNACREIAKIDGKAEVQITDKNILFRNNGSYIKSRLVEGKFPDYKTIIPKNDCKIKINSEELVNVLKRMKLIDESAVEIAFGKDSVVFKNGKEGKTANEEMVIKNEEEKKFAINPVFLIEVLKRVSGEVVFELGEDANSPIVIKKDDFTHIIMPVKL; translated from the coding sequence ATGAAAATGACTGTAAAGAAAGAAAATCTAATTGATGCGCTTGCGTATTGTAGCGGAGCTGCAGGTAGCAAAAGGAATACTCTACCCGTTTTGGAATGCGTAAAGATGTCTGCAAAAGAGGGAAAACTGGAGTGTGTAACAACTGATCTTGAAATAACGCTGGGGAAAAGCGTTGAGTGTGAAGTAGAAAAAGAAGGGACTATCCTTGTTTTACACAGAGATTTATTTGGCTTGGTAAAAGAGATTGATGTAGAAATGATCAGCCTTGAAGTAGAGAAAAAAGACACGGAAGAAGAAAAAGAAAAAACAGGTGTGCTTTTGCTAAAAACCGATAAGGGCAAGTATAGATTGCCGTTAGCAAAGGTTCAGGATTTCCCAAAGATTGAAAAAGTAGAAGCGAAAACAAGTCTGGAAATAGATATTAAAGAAGTGCTTCAGAAAACTATGTTTGCAGTGTCTAATGATGAAATAAGATATGCTCTAAACGGAGTGTTTTTTGATGGCGAAAATGCCGTTGCGACAAATGGGATTCGACTATCAGTAATACCCTGTAGTCTAATACCCTGTAGTCTAAGTGAAACAAGCTGTATTGTGCCTACAAACGCCTGCAGGGAAATTGCGAAGATTGACGGAAAAGCAGAGGTGCAGATAACAGATAAAAATATCTTATTTAGAAATAATGGATCATATATTAAATCAAGGTTGGTAGAGGGGAAGTTCCCGGATTACAAGACGATAATTCCAAAAAACGATTGTAAAATAAAAATAAACAGCGAGGAATTGGTAAACGTACTTAAGAGAATGAAGCTGATCGATGAAAGCGCAGTAGAAATTGCTTTTGGAAAAGACAGTGTTGTATTTAAAAATGGGAAAGAAGGGAAAACAGCTAACGAAGAAATGGTTATTAAAAATGAAGAAGAAAAGAAGTTTGCTATAAATCCTGTTTTCTTAATAGAAGTATTGAAAAGAGTAAGCGGAGAGGTTGTTTTTGAATTAGGGGAAGACGCAAATTCCCCAATTGTAATTAAAAAAGATGATTTTACCCATATCATAATGCCTGTCAAGCTTTGA
- a CDS encoding N-6 DNA methylase produces MSDLAVLEKESFTDDDLGFSGRKANKNVASFHLLGKSKHQQYFTSLGLSEAIFKGLLPAIDEDKIEKVKVLDPTCGSGRLLVPWNKAGAKVIGIELDKEAGTVARRLIGKQNVRIGDLLDYKSLIRSNFDVVVTNPPFGIYWDIEGKNISFNTGCYGNSIESQSATLEIAINALDSPGLLAAIVPSSMFENQKDKKIRDYLFEHLNFLLKATISNSFKAEYGIDVKVDLLIAKREYQYGNENVNDCRKVEVDVKEKHWKEYLIGQIQGVIGERDIKINNPYSDKIEIPFIENVKPIETSNRLSITKRGITTDNASAGALGAFCNKVLEDYSPVLGTNTGILDAYVSKPALFVRGIDEGEGILKRLGFNVEIKKTDRLQIAKEKKKYDFLTTPIYRPEVHQLLGYYLNKEYRAKETIKDKDGNVIFLKDKKYKLWPEWKRNKELVKVEGARDSKGKEYSIKTELDRGYLAISVDTEQGKRTYNEINKEEISEFIKAFSLPDIQDIEGKYSKQLEGNKKKLEKQAPFLFEYQKEDIARLGLKPFGYLGYDMGGGKTISAAAWAKLRGYKRCLVVCQSSLVSNWKNELEKFDYKVIRLMTHRTIDKLIAEKRAGIKQEETTFYITSYEFLSLDTKREYDPWDCLEYDNDGDVYRETRGITSHVCPDCHKKFAAKIKECPKCKEDVLWTGNVCNKCGYVAYSYTPEHRSYPAYKRIIKLFEAVIVDEAQMAKTKNSGRGKAVRALKSKGKLILTGTLMKGYITDIFWNIGWTLGFDNPLFYYKYRGGSKKFLNEFGTFKFVTKQFEDTLSEGRAKIIPEVSNLNRFWRIMAPFMVRRLKDEMVELPEKNKKIIFLDMDREHENLYGAFEEWARERIRKAMLMAGDEKEVNIGKISGALWKLRFAATVPTAKNYLLDERGPNMVLPEWSSWNKVDKIIELVKEIKRKGEKCIIFSGLRPMVSEITKRLRRDYIRHMAILASHSTSKRFDMIQDFANDEDSVAIVAGLNVLNRGFNITCANNVIIADLEYSPESTLQAEDRAHRTGQDKPVNVYYLLSKGTIDEDMFEIISKKQAAIENAIDGKAVHADVAKLLENAGDVRLKIAKRLLEKPKAIKIKVAEKIDVTVKEERIEEEAEKEVFIVTGGKQMSFGFANV; encoded by the coding sequence ATGAGTGATTTGGCTGTATTAGAAAAAGAAAGTTTTACTGATGATGATTTGGGCTTTTCAGGAAGAAAGGCAAATAAAAATGTTGCCAGCTTTCATCTACTGGGAAAAAGTAAACATCAGCAGTACTTTACATCTTTAGGCTTGTCAGAGGCGATTTTCAAAGGGCTGTTGCCGGCTATTGATGAAGACAAAATTGAAAAAGTAAAAGTTCTAGATCCTACTTGTGGTTCGGGAAGATTGCTGGTTCCATGGAATAAGGCAGGAGCCAAAGTAATAGGCATAGAACTGGACAAAGAGGCTGGCACAGTAGCAAGAAGATTAATCGGCAAACAGAATGTAAGAATAGGGGACTTGCTGGATTATAAAAGCCTTATTCGAAGTAATTTTGATGTTGTTGTTACTAATCCGCCTTTTGGCATTTATTGGGATATAGAGGGGAAAAACATTTCTTTCAATACGGGCTGTTACGGCAATTCTATTGAAAGCCAATCAGCAACGCTTGAAATTGCAATAAACGCTTTAGACTCTCCGGGGCTTTTGGCAGCAATAGTGCCGAGTTCTATGTTTGAGAATCAAAAAGATAAGAAAATAAGAGACTATTTGTTCGAGCATTTAAACTTTCTATTAAAAGCAACGATAAGCAATAGCTTTAAGGCTGAATATGGGATTGATGTCAAGGTTGATCTCTTAATAGCCAAAAGAGAGTATCAATACGGCAATGAAAATGTGAACGATTGCAGAAAGGTTGAAGTAGATGTTAAGGAAAAACACTGGAAAGAGTATTTAATCGGACAAATACAAGGAGTGATAGGGGAGCGAGATATTAAAATAAATAACCCATACTCAGATAAAATTGAAATACCATTTATAGAGAATGTAAAACCGATAGAAACCTCAAATAGATTAAGTATCACAAAAAGAGGGATAACAACTGATAATGCAAGCGCAGGAGCCCTGGGCGCTTTTTGCAATAAAGTATTAGAGGATTATTCGCCGGTTCTAGGTACCAATACGGGCATTCTTGATGCTTATGTATCAAAACCAGCTTTATTTGTGAGAGGAATTGACGAGGGAGAGGGAATTTTAAAACGGCTGGGATTTAATGTAGAGATAAAAAAGACTGATAGATTGCAAATTGCGAAAGAAAAAAAGAAATACGATTTTTTAACAACACCAATTTACAGGCCGGAAGTACATCAGCTTTTAGGTTACTACTTAAACAAAGAATACAGGGCAAAAGAAACGATCAAGGACAAAGACGGGAACGTAATATTTTTAAAAGATAAGAAATACAAGCTCTGGCCGGAATGGAAAAGAAACAAGGAATTAGTTAAGGTTGAGGGCGCCAGGGACAGTAAGGGAAAAGAATATAGTATAAAAACAGAACTTGACAGAGGATATCTGGCAATCTCTGTTGATACGGAACAGGGCAAAAGGACTTATAATGAGATAAACAAAGAAGAAATTAGCGAGTTTATAAAAGCATTCTCTCTTCCGGACATCCAGGATATAGAGGGGAAATACAGTAAACAATTAGAGGGCAATAAAAAGAAATTAGAAAAACAGGCGCCGTTCTTATTTGAATATCAAAAAGAGGATATAGCGCGCCTGGGTCTAAAGCCTTTCGGGTATCTTGGATATGATATGGGCGGCGGCAAGACAATATCTGCTGCAGCCTGGGCAAAATTAAGAGGATATAAACGGTGTTTAGTGGTTTGTCAAAGTTCGTTAGTGAGTAATTGGAAGAATGAGCTTGAAAAATTTGACTATAAAGTAATCAGGTTAATGACGCACAGAACAATAGACAAGCTCATAGCGGAAAAAAGAGCGGGAATAAAGCAGGAAGAAACAACTTTTTATATTACAAGTTACGAATTTCTGTCTCTTGATACAAAAAGAGAATATGATCCGTGGGATTGCCTCGAATACGATAACGATGGGGATGTATACAGAGAGACAAGGGGAATAACCTCTCATGTATGCCCTGATTGTCATAAAAAGTTCGCTGCAAAGATAAAGGAATGTCCAAAATGCAAAGAAGATGTTCTGTGGACAGGCAACGTTTGCAATAAGTGCGGATATGTTGCTTATTCTTACACGCCAGAACACAGAAGCTATCCGGCATATAAGCGGATAATAAAACTTTTTGAGGCAGTGATTGTTGACGAGGCGCAGATGGCAAAAACAAAGAATTCAGGCAGAGGAAAAGCGGTCAGGGCATTAAAAAGCAAAGGAAAGCTAATTTTAACAGGTACGTTGATGAAAGGGTATATAACAGACATATTCTGGAATATAGGCTGGACTTTGGGATTTGATAATCCGTTATTCTATTATAAATATCGGGGCGGATCTAAAAAGTTTTTAAACGAATTCGGCACTTTTAAATTTGTAACCAAGCAGTTTGAAGATACGCTATCAGAGGGCAGAGCTAAAATAATTCCCGAGGTGAGCAATCTAAACAGGTTTTGGCGGATAATGGCTCCTTTTATGGTCCGGCGGTTAAAAGACGAAATGGTGGAATTGCCGGAAAAGAATAAAAAGATTATTTTTCTGGATATGGATAGAGAGCATGAGAACTTATACGGCGCGTTTGAAGAATGGGCCAGGGAGAGAATAAGAAAGGCTATGCTTATGGCAGGCGACGAGAAAGAGGTAAATATTGGCAAAATATCCGGTGCGTTATGGAAGCTGAGATTTGCGGCTACGGTCCCAACTGCTAAAAATTATCTTTTAGACGAAAGAGGACCAAATATGGTTTTGCCTGAATGGAGCAGCTGGAATAAGGTTGACAAGATTATTGAACTTGTAAAGGAAATTAAAAGAAAAGGGGAGAAGTGTATTATCTTTTCCGGATTACGGCCAATGGTGTCAGAAATCACAAAGAGGCTAAGAAGAGATTACATAAGACATATGGCAATATTAGCAAGTCACAGTACAAGCAAAAGGTTTGATATGATTCAGGACTTTGCTAACGACGAGGATAGTGTTGCGATTGTAGCAGGGTTAAACGTTTTAAATAGGGGATTCAATATTACGTGCGCAAATAATGTGATTATTGCAGATCTGGAATATAGCCCTGAAAGCACATTGCAAGCAGAGGATAGAGCGCACAGAACTGGCCAGGACAAGCCGGTGAATGTTTACTATCTTTTATCAAAGGGAACGATTGACGAGGATATGTTTGAAATAATAAGCAAAAAACAAGCAGCAATAGAAAATGCCATTGACGGAAAGGCGGTACATGCAGACGTTGCAAAGTTGCTTGAAAATGCAGGGGACGTTCGATTGAAGATTGCAAAGAGGCTTTTAGAAAAACCAAAAGCAATAAAAATCAAGGTTGCTGAAAAAATAGATGTAACTGTTAAAGAGGAAAGGATTGAAGAAGAAGCAGAGAAAGAGGTTTTTATTGTGACAGGTGGTAAGCAAATGAGCTTCGGGTTTGCAAATGTCTAA
- a CDS encoding ATP-binding protein, producing MNPFRFGTIVTGTYFVNRVDEIKQITSDIKANQHIILISPRRYGKSSLINRVIEENKITSFHIDLELITDEIDLANFYVRKALSLSRFEKMKHYLKNLRVQPSIQIQPEKDEISISFSAEDKNVSALLSDSLELPEIIAKNMKKKIAIIFDEFQEIRRISPMLEKKMRGIFQHHQNVTYIFIGSQESMIREIFQDRNNPFYKFGRQMVLNKIPESEFLDFIVQQFKLQQIDAEGIAKDILRFTDCHPYYTQQLCHEIYILNEDKTLKIEIIEKAVNQITTEHHSDYSQWWNNLDNTERKVIIGIASGEHNHTSRNFIKKYGIKSSSTSSSAVGRLINSGVIVKKRDEGFEIEDPFWRVWILKNREQ from the coding sequence ATGAACCCCTTTAGATTTGGCACTATAGTAACAGGTACCTATTTTGTGAATAGAGTTGACGAGATAAAACAAATTACCTCTGATATAAAGGCGAATCAGCATATAATATTGATTAGTCCCCGTCGGTATGGTAAGAGTAGCCTTATAAATAGGGTTATAGAGGAGAACAAAATAACGTCATTCCATATTGATTTAGAACTAATTACGGACGAGATAGATCTTGCTAATTTCTATGTCAGAAAAGCATTGTCGTTAAGCCGATTCGAGAAAATGAAACATTATTTAAAAAACTTAAGAGTACAACCTTCTATCCAAATACAGCCGGAGAAAGACGAAATCTCTATATCATTCAGTGCCGAAGACAAGAATGTTTCCGCACTTTTATCGGATAGTCTTGAACTTCCTGAGATTATTGCTAAAAACATGAAAAAAAAGATAGCAATAATATTTGATGAATTTCAGGAAATACGTAGGATTTCTCCTATGCTTGAAAAGAAAATGAGAGGAATATTTCAACACCATCAGAATGTAACATATATCTTTATAGGAAGCCAGGAAAGCATGATAAGAGAAATATTCCAGGATAGGAATAATCCCTTTTATAAATTTGGTCGCCAGATGGTCTTGAACAAGATCCCAGAGTCTGAATTTTTGGATTTTATCGTACAGCAGTTTAAGTTGCAACAAATTGATGCCGAAGGAATAGCAAAAGATATCTTGAGATTCACAGATTGTCATCCATATTATACTCAGCAACTATGTCATGAAATTTATATACTAAATGAAGATAAAACACTAAAAATAGAGATAATAGAGAAAGCGGTTAATCAAATCACAACAGAGCATCATTCAGATTATTCACAATGGTGGAATAATCTGGATAATACAGAACGAAAAGTTATTATTGGTATAGCCTCCGGCGAACACAACCATACATCACGAAATTTTATTAAAAAATACGGAATTAAATCATCGAGCACTTCGAGCAGCGCTGTGGGGAGATTAATTAATTCTGGGGTAATTGTGAAAAAAAGAGACGAGGGATTTGAAATAGAAGATCCTTTTTGGAGAGTATGGATTTTAAAAAATAGGGAGCAATAA